The Pongo abelii isolate AG06213 chromosome 20, NHGRI_mPonAbe1-v2.0_pri, whole genome shotgun sequence genome window below encodes:
- the NMRK2 gene encoding nicotinamide riboside kinase 2 isoform X3 has protein sequence MKLIVGIGGMTNGGKTTLTNSLLRALPNCCVIHQDDFFKAPLFQPQDQIAVGEDGFKQWDVLESLDMEAMLDTVQAWLSSPQKFARAHGVSVQPEASDTHILLLEGFLLYSYKPLVDLYSRRYFLTVPYEECKWRRSLPGRHEVPRGALP, from the exons ATGAAGCTCATCGTGGGCATCGGAGG CATGACCAACGGCGGCAAGACCACGCTGACCAACAGCCTGCTCAGAGCCCTGCCCAACTGCTGCGTGATCCATCAGGATGACTTCTTCAAG GCTCCTCTGTTTCAGCCCCAAGACCAAATAGCAGTTGGGGAAGACGGCTTCAAACAGTGGGACG TGCTGGAGTCCCTGGATATGGAGGCCATGCTGGACACCGTGCAGGCCTGGCTGAGCAGCCCACAGAAGTTTGCCCGTGCCCACGGGGTCAGCGTGCAGCCAGAAGCCTCGGACACCCACATCCTCCTCCTGGAAGGCTTCCTGCTGTATAGCTACAA GCCCCTGGTGGACTTGTACAGCCGCCGGTACTTCCTGACTGTCCCGTATGAAGAGTGCAAGTGGAGGAGAAG TCTACCTGGACGGCATGAAGTCCCGAGAGGAGCTCTTCCGTGA
- the NMRK2 gene encoding nicotinamide riboside kinase 2 isoform X2, translated as MKLIVGIGGMTNGGKTTLTNSLLRALPNCCVIHQDDFFKPQDQIAVGEDGFKQWDVLESLDMEAMLDTVQAWLSSPQKFARAHGVSVQPEASDTHILLLEGFLLYSYKPLVDLYSRRYFLTVPYEECKWRRSTRNYTVPDPPGLFDGHVWPMYQKYRQEMEANGVEVVYLDGMKSREELFREVLEDVQNSLLNHSQESAPSLACPARPQAPGSGCGCGHRTARPAASQPDIV; from the exons ATGAAGCTCATCGTGGGCATCGGAGG CATGACCAACGGCGGCAAGACCACGCTGACCAACAGCCTGCTCAGAGCCCTGCCCAACTGCTGCGTGATCCATCAGGATGACTTCTTCAAG CCCCAAGACCAAATAGCAGTTGGGGAAGACGGCTTCAAACAGTGGGACG TGCTGGAGTCCCTGGATATGGAGGCCATGCTGGACACCGTGCAGGCCTGGCTGAGCAGCCCACAGAAGTTTGCCCGTGCCCACGGGGTCAGCGTGCAGCCAGAAGCCTCGGACACCCACATCCTCCTCCTGGAAGGCTTCCTGCTGTATAGCTACAA GCCCCTGGTGGACTTGTACAGCCGCCGGTACTTCCTGACTGTCCCGTATGAAGAGTGCAAGTGGAGGAGAAG TACCCGCAACTACACAGTCCCTGATCCCCCCGGCCTCTTCGACGGCCACGTGTGGCCCATGTACCAGAAGTATAGGCAGGAGATGGAGGCCAACGGTGTGGAAGTGG TCTACCTGGACGGCATGAAGTCCCGAGAGGAGCTCTTCCGTGAAGTCCTGGAGGACGTTCAGAACTCGCTGCTGAACCACTCCCAGGAATCAGCCCCCTCCCTGGCTTGCCCAGCCAGGCCACAGGCACCCGGATCCGGATGCGGATGCGGCCACAGAACGGCCAGGCCTGCGGCGTCCCAGCCGGACATCGTGTGA
- the NMRK2 gene encoding nicotinamide riboside kinase 2 isoform X1, producing MKLIVGIGGMTNGGKTTLTNSLLRALPNCCVIHQDDFFKAPLFQPQDQIAVGEDGFKQWDVLESLDMEAMLDTVQAWLSSPQKFARAHGVSVQPEASDTHILLLEGFLLYSYKPLVDLYSRRYFLTVPYEECKWRRSTRNYTVPDPPGLFDGHVWPMYQKYRQEMEANGVEVVYLDGMKSREELFREVLEDVQNSLLNHSQESAPSLACPARPQAPGSGCGCGHRTARPAASQPDIV from the exons ATGAAGCTCATCGTGGGCATCGGAGG CATGACCAACGGCGGCAAGACCACGCTGACCAACAGCCTGCTCAGAGCCCTGCCCAACTGCTGCGTGATCCATCAGGATGACTTCTTCAAG GCTCCTCTGTTTCAGCCCCAAGACCAAATAGCAGTTGGGGAAGACGGCTTCAAACAGTGGGACG TGCTGGAGTCCCTGGATATGGAGGCCATGCTGGACACCGTGCAGGCCTGGCTGAGCAGCCCACAGAAGTTTGCCCGTGCCCACGGGGTCAGCGTGCAGCCAGAAGCCTCGGACACCCACATCCTCCTCCTGGAAGGCTTCCTGCTGTATAGCTACAA GCCCCTGGTGGACTTGTACAGCCGCCGGTACTTCCTGACTGTCCCGTATGAAGAGTGCAAGTGGAGGAGAAG TACCCGCAACTACACAGTCCCTGATCCCCCCGGCCTCTTCGACGGCCACGTGTGGCCCATGTACCAGAAGTATAGGCAGGAGATGGAGGCCAACGGTGTGGAAGTGG TCTACCTGGACGGCATGAAGTCCCGAGAGGAGCTCTTCCGTGAAGTCCTGGAGGACGTTCAGAACTCGCTGCTGAACCACTCCCAGGAATCAGCCCCCTCCCTGGCTTGCCCAGCCAGGCCACAGGCACCCGGATCCGGATGCGGATGCGGCCACAGAACGGCCAGGCCTGCGGCGTCCCAGCCGGACATCGTGTGA
- the NMRK2 gene encoding nicotinamide riboside kinase 2 isoform X4: MKLIVGIGGMTNGGKTTLTNSLLRALPNCCVIHQDDFFKPQDQIAVGEDGFKQWDVLESLDMEAMLDTVQAWLSSPQKFARAHGVSVQPEASDTHILLLEGFLLYSYKPLVDLYSRRYFLTVPYEECKWRRSLPGRHEVPRGALP, from the exons ATGAAGCTCATCGTGGGCATCGGAGG CATGACCAACGGCGGCAAGACCACGCTGACCAACAGCCTGCTCAGAGCCCTGCCCAACTGCTGCGTGATCCATCAGGATGACTTCTTCAAG CCCCAAGACCAAATAGCAGTTGGGGAAGACGGCTTCAAACAGTGGGACG TGCTGGAGTCCCTGGATATGGAGGCCATGCTGGACACCGTGCAGGCCTGGCTGAGCAGCCCACAGAAGTTTGCCCGTGCCCACGGGGTCAGCGTGCAGCCAGAAGCCTCGGACACCCACATCCTCCTCCTGGAAGGCTTCCTGCTGTATAGCTACAA GCCCCTGGTGGACTTGTACAGCCGCCGGTACTTCCTGACTGTCCCGTATGAAGAGTGCAAGTGGAGGAGAAG TCTACCTGGACGGCATGAAGTCCCGAGAGGAGCTCTTCCGTGA